The Prosthecobacter fusiformis sequence TTTTTAAATTCAAAACATCCCGTTCTCAGGACCCACTAGAAATAACTATATTTTTAAGAAACAAAGTTCCCAAAATGCAACATTTCGCATTTTGCCCGGCTTAATATCTCGGTTATTTTAACAAAAGACACTGCCTGATTTCCAATCGGACGGGATATTTTAAAATAACACTGAGATGCCGCCTCCCTACTCCATCCTCACTGCAGAGTCGCCCGTTCTCAGTCGGCGTGAGTCTCATCTCCTTAACTCATTCGATGACTTGCTGCATGACTTTTTGAGTAAAGGGGGTCCGCTTCCGCCGGAGTATAGTGTGCTCAATCGTGCGGTGCGCCACCTGGGGGATGCGGTGCGCGGCGGCAGTCTATACCAGGATGAAGTCTCCACTTATATTCGGGATCTCACCCAGACTCATCTGAAGGGCACCATGCAGGCGCAAGCACTGGAGAGGAAGTATGGGTATAGCGGGGACTTTGAAATCATCGACCGCATCTATACCCGGCATACCAGCCAGGACCCGGACCTCCGCCTGTGGGATCTATACTTTCACAGCCAAGCGGCACCCGTTGCCGTTCGGAATCGCAAAGGATACTTCCAGGACCTGATGCAGGCCCACCTGGATGCCCATATCGGCAAAGGCACCCTGGCCATACTCAATGTGGCCAGCGGCCCGGCCCGGGATGTCCGTGAATTCTTCCAAAACCATCCCGATGCCCCCGTCTATATGGACTGTGTGGACATGGATGCACATGCCATCGAATACGCCCGCAAGATGTGCGCGCCATGGTCATCGCAGATCAGCTTTCACCACCGCAACGTGCTGCGCTTCGTCCCCACACGCGGGTATGATCTGGCGTGGTCCGCAGGCTTGTTTGATTACCTGAGTGACCGCGTCTTTATCCATGTATTAAAGGCCATGATGGCAGTCACCAAGCCGGGTGGAGAGGTGGTGATCGGCAACTTTTCAGACTACAATCCCAGCCGGGATTACATGGAGCTGCTCGGCCACTGGCAGCTCATCCATCGCAGCCGCGAAACCCTGACCGCCCTCGCCGCACGGGCCGGTGCCTCACCCGACCAGGTCAAGATTTTCTGGGAACCCGAAGGCGTGAATTACTTCATGCATATCCGTTGCTAACGTCAGATGGTCTAACGAAAAGAACGGTTATTGAGCAGCGGAAGGCGTTTCAGCAGGGAGCGCAGCGGGTTCATTAGCACGCCCGCCATCCAGGCGAAGACCGAGACGGTCTGAGAGAAAGGTATTCAGTGAGGAGGTCAGCGCTTTGGCAAAGGCGAGCCTGTTAGCCGGAGTATCCCGGAGACGG is a genomic window containing:
- a CDS encoding class I SAM-dependent methyltransferase, with product MPPPYSILTAESPVLSRRESHLLNSFDDLLHDFLSKGGPLPPEYSVLNRAVRHLGDAVRGGSLYQDEVSTYIRDLTQTHLKGTMQAQALERKYGYSGDFEIIDRIYTRHTSQDPDLRLWDLYFHSQAAPVAVRNRKGYFQDLMQAHLDAHIGKGTLAILNVASGPARDVREFFQNHPDAPVYMDCVDMDAHAIEYARKMCAPWSSQISFHHRNVLRFVPTRGYDLAWSAGLFDYLSDRVFIHVLKAMMAVTKPGGEVVIGNFSDYNPSRDYMELLGHWQLIHRSRETLTALAARAGASPDQVKIFWEPEGVNYFMHIRC